From the Cohaesibacter intestini genome, one window contains:
- a CDS encoding tyrosine-type recombinase/integrase, with protein sequence MFATSKNPENTSTNRVRASFFALIKAELNSGSSVLLFMAEARDKAFENKRSVYNGGDPLADKLAKKGTITFSDAVDKYHAAKEKEFRNDKHKKQWRSTLENYAVPVLGMMDVKSIRLPDVLRVLDPIWEEKTETASRLRGRIESVLSWATVAGYREGGESRTLERQSIRGPSQAFQGGKDRQSTSHRLS encoded by the coding sequence TTGTTCGCAACGTCAAAGAACCCGGAAAATACCTCGACAAATCGGGTACGGGCCTCTTTCTTCGCGTTGATAAAAGCGGAGCTAAATTCTGGATCCAGCGTATTACTATTCATGGCAGAAGCGCGGGACAAGGCATTTGAGAACAAGCGCAGCGTCTATAATGGAGGCGATCCTCTGGCCGACAAACTGGCCAAGAAAGGCACCATCACCTTCTCGGATGCCGTAGACAAATATCACGCAGCCAAAGAGAAGGAATTCCGCAACGACAAGCACAAGAAGCAATGGCGCTCAACTCTGGAGAACTACGCCGTTCCAGTTCTGGGCATGATGGATGTCAAATCCATTCGCTTGCCTGATGTCCTTCGCGTGCTTGATCCAATTTGGGAAGAAAAGACAGAAACTGCCTCTCGGCTGCGCGGACGCATAGAAAGCGTTTTGTCTTGGGCCACGGTAGCGGGATATCGCGAGGGGGGAGAATCCCGCACGCTGGAAAGGCAATCTATCCGAGGCCCTTCCCAAGCCTTCCAAGGTGGCAAAGACCGGCAATCAACCAGCCATCGCCTTAGCTGA
- a CDS encoding tyrosine-type recombinase/integrase encodes MAKTGNQPAIALADIPSWWDALNQRQGMAAAALQFLSLTLAWSGEVRGATWNEINLKAKEGPVWIIPATRMKAAKEHRVPHPDAAIKLLKNLPTMENSPYVFFAPKGGQMSDMSLSAVMRRMHQAETEKGNSGWLDPRSKRPAVPHGLRSSFRDWAAERGYQRDLAEISLAHKVGSEVERAYRRSDMLQRRRAVLNAWSQFLMSKEVSGSIVPLRSPTSSH; translated from the coding sequence GTGGCAAAGACCGGCAATCAACCAGCCATCGCCTTAGCTGACATTCCCTCATGGTGGGACGCACTCAATCAGCGGCAGGGCATGGCGGCCGCGGCTCTGCAGTTCTTGTCTTTGACGCTTGCTTGGTCTGGTGAAGTCAGAGGTGCAACATGGAACGAGATTAATCTCAAAGCCAAAGAAGGTCCTGTCTGGATCATTCCAGCAACGCGCATGAAAGCAGCTAAGGAGCATCGCGTGCCTCACCCTGATGCAGCGATAAAGCTTCTCAAGAACTTGCCAACGATGGAGAATTCTCCTTACGTCTTTTTCGCGCCGAAGGGTGGGCAAATGTCAGACATGTCTCTTTCCGCCGTCATGCGCCGCATGCATCAGGCAGAAACCGAGAAGGGCAACTCAGGTTGGCTCGATCCACGTTCCAAACGCCCAGCAGTGCCCCATGGTCTGCGCTCCAGTTTCAGAGACTGGGCTGCAGAGAGGGGCTATCAGCGCGATTTGGCAGAGATCAGCCTTGCCCATAAAGTCGGCTCAGAAGTCGAGCGAGCCTATCGCCGCTCAGACATGTTGCAAAGACGTCGCGCCGTACTAAACGCTTGGTCTCAGTTTCTAATGAGCAAAGAAGTTTCTGGCTCTATCGTGCCTCTCAGAAGTCCAACCAGTTCGCATTGA